Genomic DNA from Acidobacteriota bacterium:
TGGCGGCGGCGGCGATCCAGCTGGCGGCGGCGGATCTCGACGCCGAGATGCCAGACGCCGTGATGCCGGCGGAGGTGGAGGCTGCCTTGCGGCGCCGAGCCCGGGAGTTTGCAAGTCGTGAGCTCAGCGCCGGCGCATCGATCTCGGCTCCGCCGGCGCAGGAGCCTCCGCCATCGGCGGAACTGCCGCTCTCGGACGTCAAGCCTCCGGCGACGGTCGTGTCGATGCCCGGGCGTAGCGGCCGCTGGGGTTGGTACGCTGCCGCCGCGTCGCTGCTGCTGGCGGCGGCGGGCTGGTGGCTGGCTCTCCAACCGGTGCTGGTGGCACCGCAGCCGCCGGAGGTGGTGACGGTGATCAACCCACCGCCGCCGGAAACGCCGACCGAGGCCCAATCCGAAGATCCGTCCGGGCCCAGTCTGGAGGATGTGCGCAACGCCGAGGATGCGGTGGTCGTCGCCTGGCAGGGCACCGAGGATCCGGCGGCGGCAGGGGTTCAGGGTGAGGTGCTGTGGAGCGATTCGTTGCAGGCCGGTTATATGGTCTTCGACGGGTTGCCGGCCAACGACCCGCAGCAGAATCAATACCAGCTGTGGATCTTCGACGCCGAGCAGGACGAGCGCTACCCGGTGGACGGCGGGGTCTTCGACGTCGCTGCGGGCCGAGCGGTGGTACCCATCGACGCCAAGTTGCGGGTGGGGGAGCCGACCCTCTTCGCGGTGACGGTGGAGAAGCCCGGCGGCGTAGTGGTGTCCAGCCGCGAGCGCCTGGTGCTGGTGGCCCAGCCCGCCGCCGCGCCCGCGTGATTTTCGCTCCGGCGCTGGAAACCCCTCGAAACACGAAAGCCCGGCCTCCCTGGTGAGGGAGAGCCGGGCTTTCGTTCGTTGAGGAGCTAGAGGGGCGTTAGCGGCGGGAGTCCGGGTCCTCGGAGCGCCCGGATCTCTGGCGCTGGCGCTCACGCTCCAGCTCCCTGCGGATCTCTTCCGCAAGACGCTGCTCCTCGGCGGCGATTTCCTGGCGCGCTTCCTCGATCGCCTGACGGCTCTCTTCCAGCTCGCGCTGAGCCTCCGCCAGCTCTCGCTCCATTTCCTCCCGCTGCTCGCCGCTCAGCTCCTGAAGCTCGGCCCGGC
This window encodes:
- a CDS encoding anti-sigma factor; the encoded protein is MSARRGPTDERCLDLLVAQATEGLSQAEKLELAGLLEAEKSVDAEDFELAAAAIQLAAADLDAEMPDAVMPAEVEAALRRRAREFASRELSAGASISAPPAQEPPPSAELPLSDVKPPATVVSMPGRSGRWGWYAAAASLLLAAAGWWLALQPVLVAPQPPEVVTVINPPPPETPTEAQSEDPSGPSLEDVRNAEDAVVVAWQGTEDPAAAGVQGEVLWSDSLQAGYMVFDGLPANDPQQNQYQLWIFDAEQDERYPVDGGVFDVAAGRAVVPIDAKLRVGEPTLFAVTVEKPGGVVVSSRERLVLVAQPAAAPA